AGATCGCTCGGATACCGTCTGACGAGTCCGATCCGTGTCCAGGTGTTCGTTCGATGACTCATCGCTGCGACACCACGTCGATCCGGTTGTCGTCGACTGCGGACGATACGACGGTCATATCCGACTCGTAGTTCGTTTTCAATCGCTTTGTTATGTCACTCGTACGTGCCGACGACGCCGAATCGTTCGTGAGAAAGCTGTGCCGACTCGGCGATCGACGGTCGAGGTGCCGGTGGCACCGCTGCTCCATCGACACGGCCTGACCGTTAGAATTCGACGTACTGTTCTTCCCACTCGCGACGCTCGTCGATCTGCTGGCGGCCCTCGTCGGTGATCGCGTAGTAGTTCGTCCGTCGGTCCAGTTGCCCTTTCTCGACCAGACCTTTGTTGACGAGGGTGTCGAGATTGGGATATAGACGGCCGTGATTGATTTCGGAGCTATAGTACTTCTCGACTTCGTCTTTGACGGTCTGCCCCGACGGGCGGTCGGCACCCGCGATCACGTACAGGAGGTCTCGCTGGAAACCGGTCAGATCGTGCATTGCTCAATCACAGTGACCGTTCCACTGAGTAGATATTTGTTATCCGTATCATACAGCCGTATTAGCGCTTCTTTCAGAATTAGCTACCCGTACGAAACGGTTCGTTCCGGTGACCGTTTCAGTTTCTGAACAGTGTCCGAGTATGATTGCCGTGACGACTATCGTCTCACCCGAAACGGTTCACACACCGATCGCACAGCCGACGCCTGATCGCGTCTCCACCGGCCATCAGTGACTACTGTAGCTGTCATTACGTGCTACCGATACCTCGATTCCGTCGGCCCCGATCCGGACGGAGAGGGTCTCGGCCGTCGCCTCGTACGCAGTCGTGTGCGATCCGTCCTCGTCGAACCGCACGCACTCGGCCAGCAGATCGCTTTCGAGGAGATTGTTTATTCGTCGGTATACGGTCGCCGACGAGCTATCCGTCCGTTCGGTCAGTTCCTTCGCCGTCTTCGGCCCGTCGCTCGTCGCAACGAGAATCGTCCGGGCACACTCGTCCCCGAGGACGTCGAGCTGGGCTGCCGGATCGTTCGACGGTTCCGATCGCGTATTACTCGCTTGCGTTGACATGCTCGTGATCACCCGTCTTCGCCGGGTCGATTCGCTCGCTCTCCGTGTCGAGAGGCGTCGATGCCAGCTGTTCGGACTCGCAGTCCACCACTCGCGCGAGGTCCTCCATTTCTTCCAGCGATAGAATCGATAAGCGATAGTGGTATTTTATAACGATGTACTTTATTTTCCGAAGGGTGCTCATTCGAACGCGAAATATTTCGTTACGGTCGAGAAATTATAGCTTTCGTCGAAATCACCAGAGATTCAATCGGCTGTTTTGCCGTCGAATGCAGGTCAACCCGATTGAATTCACGTTGACGTCCGCTCTCTCGACTAGCCGGTTTGTGGCCTCTTCACGGCTGGTATCCGCGGATGCCGGTCAGAAACAGTGTATTTCCCGCGCCGTCGAATCGCGTCCGAGGTGAACAGTCAACGTCCTTTATTCACATCTGCTTCCCTCTGATGGGTGATGTCGGACGAGTGCGTTCCACCGGCCATCGGCCACCGAGTACTGCACCCGGGCCGAGGGAACGACTGTGGACCGTGCGATGCGTCGATCCACTTCCGGCGCGCGCACAGCCCCGACAGGGACGATCGGTCACTCGTCCGCGTCCAAACCCCCCATACATGACACCCACACAGCACAACTGGAAGCCGATGGAATCGTCGACGGCAGGAGCCCGCTGTCGTAACTGCGGAACACACGTCACGCAGCAGTTTGCGCGCGTATTCGGTGACAACGGCGATGTCGTCCACGGGTGTCCCGCCTGTACGACCTATCGGGAGATGCAGTCCGGCGGTCACCTTCCGGGCGACTGATCCCGCTCGCGCACGGTCCGAAACGTCGTCTTCTGTCACGAAATAGTTCGCTGTCGTTACTTTTGTTACCGGAGAATATACGTCGCAACTAATACCGCACGTTAAAGTTAGTGGTTAGCGAACAGGGTGGTACATGGTACAAGGTGGTGGACTGTCCGTCGATCGCGTTTTCTTCCCGATCAATGTCCGTTCAGAGGAACCGAACTGAGTCGCTCGCGGAAAGCGAGGTCTTCCACATCCTCGGAAACGATAGACGACGGGCTATCGTCCAACTGCTCGCCGCTGAATCGGGGACGGTCGACGTCTCCGACGTCGCGACCGAGATTGCCGCCAACGAATCCGATACGACCCCTGTCCCGAACAACCTCTACAAGAGCGTCTACGTCTCCCTCCAGCAGACCCATCTGCCTCAGCTCCAGGAAGACGCCGTCATCGAGTACGACTCCGACGCGAAGACGATCCAGCCCGGCCCGAACTTCGACGACGTCCTCCAGTACGTCGACGGCCACGACTCCGATCGATCGTCGATCCTCAAACTGCACCTCGGGCTCTGCGTCTTCGGTCTCGTCGTGATCGCGCTCGCGGGCCTCGGACTGCCGCTGTTCGCGAGCGTGGATTCCGTCCTGTCGAGCGTCCTCGTGTTGCTCGCCGTCGCTGCGACCAGCCTCTACAGTCTGTTCTCCTGACCGACTGCCGACGGGTCGTCTCGATCGCGTCGTGCAGTCGGCGAACTGCCCGACGTGCACGACGCGGACGGAGTCGGAACGGAGTCGACGCCCGACGAACCGTCGGTACCATCCGCTCTGCCACCGTCGACCGCTAAAAAGACTCCCTGTCCGCTGTGCGGCTGCGAACGGTTAGCTGTTCGCGTAGCCGATTACCGCTGCGTCCGCTTCGTCGTCGGACTCGTTGTCGTCGAGTTCGTCGTCGGTCTCGTTGTCGTCGAGTTCGTCGTCGTCGTCGAGTCCATCCTCGTCGTCGGTCTCGTTGTCGTCGAGTTCGTCTTCGTCGTCGAAGCCGTCGTCCTCCGCTTCGGTCAGTTCGATGAAGGCGACCTCACCGAACTCGTCGCTGAGGACCATGTGAACGTACTCGCCGGGTTCGATGTCGGTTGTGTCGACGTCGAACTCGACCGTTTCGTTCTCCCCAGCGTCCAGCGTCACGTTCTGTGAGTCGACGAGGTCACCCTCGAGTCGGAACTGGATCTCCTGGGTCGCCTCCTCGTCGTTGGGGTTCGAGACGTCCGCGGAGACGGTGATCTGGTCACCGACGGTCGCGTTCTCCGGCGCGGAGAGGTTCTCGACCGTGAAGGATTCGGTCGGTTCCTCGTCCAGTTCGTCTTCGTCTTCGGTGACGTTCTCGTCTACCTCGTCTTCCTCGTCGTCTAGTTCGTCTTCGTCTTCGGTGACGTTCTCGTCTACCTCGTCTTCCTCATCGAGTTCGTCTTCCTCGTCGTCAGTGACGTTCTCGTCTACCTCGTCTTCCTCATCGAGTTCGTCCTCTTCATCGAGTTCGTCCTCTTCATCGAGTTCGTCCTCTTCATCGAGTTCGTCCTCTTCATCGAGTTCGTCTTCGTCTTCGGTGACGTTCTCGTCTACCTCGTCTTCCTCATCGAGTTCGTCCTCCTCGTCGTCTAGCTCGGCGTCTTCGTCGGTGACATCACCGATGACGAAGATGTAGACGGTCGCCTGTTCGACGGTTACTTCGAGGGCGCGCTCGTCCTCGGTCGGCTCCTCTTCGTCGTCGGTTACCTCTTCGTCGTCGAGTTCGTCTTCGTCGTCGGTTACGTTATCGTCGTCGAGTTCGTCTTCGTCGTCGGTTACGTTATCGTCGTCGAGCTCGTCTTCGTCGTCGGTTACGTTATCGTCGTCGAACTCGTCTTCGTCCTCAAGTTCGTCCTCCTCGTCGACGGCATCCGGTTCTTCGTCGAGAGTGACGACGGCATCGTCCGTCACCGGTTCGTCGTCAGGGGTGAGGTACGGAATGTCCTCCTGGCCCTCGGTCTCGACGAAGTCGTACACCTGGTTATTGTTCGTGTCGCGATGCGGCATCGCGATGAGCGTCTCGTCCTCCTCGAGCGGTTCGTCGAGAGTCACCGTGACGTTCTCGTGCGTTCCCGCCTCGAGATACTCGGAGGTACCGATGACGCTCCCGATCGCGTTGCCCGCGAGCAGACTGCTGTCGTGGATCGTCACGAAGCCACCGCTGGCCATCGTGACGCTTTCGACGACGACCGTGTCACCGTCGGTCGTCTGATCCTCGAAGGACACCATCGCCGATCGGTGATCCTCCTCGGGAGTTTCCTCGAGTCCATCTCCCTGGGTGTCGTTGGCTTGCACCTCCGCGTCGTCGTCAGCTGCTTTCTCGTCGTCCTTCGGGAGTGTCTCGTTTTCTGTCTCTATCTCGTCATCACTGTCGCTGTCCTCGTGCTCGTCGACGGTTGCAGCAGGGGCCGCCCCTGCAACCATCGCCCCGCTAGAGGATAACAGCATCAGCGCAGTGAGTACTACGAGTAGCTGGTTGCGTGCGTTCATGTCTTGT
The nucleotide sequence above comes from Halosolutus halophilus. Encoded proteins:
- a CDS encoding PadR family transcriptional regulator; the encoded protein is MHDLTGFQRDLLYVIAGADRPSGQTVKDEVEKYYSSEINHGRLYPNLDTLVNKGLVEKGQLDRRTNYYAITDEGRQQIDERREWEEQYVEF
- a CDS encoding winged helix-turn-helix domain-containing protein: MSTQASNTRSEPSNDPAAQLDVLGDECARTILVATSDGPKTAKELTERTDSSSATVYRRINNLLESDLLAECVRFDEDGSHTTAYEATAETLSVRIGADGIEVSVARNDSYSSH
- a CDS encoding DUF7563 family protein, translating into MESSTAGARCRNCGTHVTQQFARVFGDNGDVVHGCPACTTYREMQSGGHLPGD
- a CDS encoding DUF7344 domain-containing protein is translated as MSVQRNRTESLAESEVFHILGNDRRRAIVQLLAAESGTVDVSDVATEIAANESDTTPVPNNLYKSVYVSLQQTHLPQLQEDAVIEYDSDAKTIQPGPNFDDVLQYVDGHDSDRSSILKLHLGLCVFGLVVIALAGLGLPLFASVDSVLSSVLVLLAVAATSLYSLFS
- a CDS encoding DUF7282 domain-containing protein, which gives rise to MNARNQLLVVLTALMLLSSSGAMVAGAAPAATVDEHEDSDSDDEIETENETLPKDDEKAADDDAEVQANDTQGDGLEETPEEDHRSAMVSFEDQTTDGDTVVVESVTMASGGFVTIHDSSLLAGNAIGSVIGTSEYLEAGTHENVTVTLDEPLEEDETLIAMPHRDTNNNQVYDFVETEGQEDIPYLTPDDEPVTDDAVVTLDEEPDAVDEEDELEDEDEFDDDNVTDDEDELDDDNVTDDEDELDDDNVTDDEDELDDEEVTDDEEEPTEDERALEVTVEQATVYIFVIGDVTDEDAELDDEEDELDEEDEVDENVTEDEDELDEEDELDEEDELDEEDELDEEDELDEEDEVDENVTDDEEDELDEEDEVDENVTEDEDELDDEEDEVDENVTEDEDELDEEPTESFTVENLSAPENATVGDQITVSADVSNPNDEEATQEIQFRLEGDLVDSQNVTLDAGENETVEFDVDTTDIEPGEYVHMVLSDEFGEVAFIELTEAEDDGFDDEDELDDNETDDEDGLDDDDELDDNETDDELDDNESDDEADAAVIGYANS